One region of Pseudomonas sp. ABC1 genomic DNA includes:
- a CDS encoding PA2779 family protein produces the protein MFQSMFMKRIAAIVAALHFMLFAQVPLAQAAMIGTPEVIVEQQQRVDQQQLLGMLDDEAVKQKLESMGVDRQQVENRINSLTPAELAQFNQQLDQAPAGAGVLGVIVLFLVIFIITDMLCATNIFNFVKCINR, from the coding sequence ATGTTCCAGTCCATGTTCATGAAGCGTATCGCTGCGATAGTGGCTGCATTGCATTTCATGCTGTTCGCCCAGGTGCCGCTTGCTCAGGCGGCCATGATCGGGACGCCCGAAGTTATCGTCGAGCAACAGCAGCGAGTCGATCAGCAGCAGTTGCTCGGCATGCTGGATGACGAAGCGGTCAAGCAGAAGCTCGAGTCCATGGGTGTGGACCGGCAGCAGGTCGAGAATCGCATCAACAGCCTTACCCCGGCTGAGCTGGCGCAGTTCAATCAGCAGTTGGATCAGGCGCCCGCCGGTGCGGGTGTGCTGGGTGTGATCGTGCTGTTTCTGGTGATCTTCATCATCACTGACATGCTGTGTGCGACCAACATCTTCAACTTCGTCAAATGCATCAATCGCTGA